CCATAGAAATGGTGGAGGAAATGACGGGTCTCAAGCGCGACAGTATAGCCATGGTGGGCGACCGTCTGTACACCGACATTGCACTGGGCAAGAAAAACGGATTTACCGCAGTTATGGTACTCAGCGGTGAGGGTACCATGCAGGATATTGAACAGCTGCCCGATGAATTGAAACCCGACTACATATTCAACTCGGTTGACGAAATACTCAGATAGTACCGACAAGAGACTGTGATACCACAGTCTCTTGTTTTATTATAATTATAATGCTTGACATATTTGCAAAATTGTAGTAAAATAACCGTGTATGTAAATATATAGGATGTGATTTTATCAAAGACTTTCTTTCGGTCGGAAGAATTATAAACACCCACGGCGTCAGAGGCGAAATGAAAATGGACATCTGGTGCGACAGTGCGGATGCACTCAAAAAGGTAAAAACCGTGTTTACCGACGACAAAGGCGAAAATGCGCTGACATTGGTTTCAAAGCGTGTTCACGGCAATTTTTTGCTTATAACCGTTGAAGGAACAGACACCATCGAGAAAGCAATGCGCTTCAAGGGCAAGGAGCTTTTTGCAAGGCGCAGTGACATTCCCAAGGCTGAAAATTCCTATTTTATTGCCGACCTTATCGGGCTTACGGTGTACGATGCCGCAACAAATGAGGCTGTCGGAAAGGTTACGGATGTATTCAACCGCGGTGCCGGCGACATTCTGGAAATCGAAAGAGACGGCGGTAAGCAAGCCCTTGTGCCTATGGTAAAGGAATTTATGGCTGAAATAGACCTTGAAAAAGGTATATTCATCAATGTTATGGAAGGACTGCTGGACTGATGCGCTTTGATATTCTGACGCTGTTCCCCGAAATGACGGACGGCATCTTTTCGTACAGTATTATAGCGCGTGCGGCGGCACAGGGGCTTATTGAGCTTCACAGCCACAACATACGCGACTACTCCACCGACAAGCACAGAAAAGTGGACGACACTCCCTACGGAGGCGGAAAAGGTATGCTTATGGGACCTCAGCCCATTTATGACTGTTATAAGGCGGTACGGGGTGAAAGGCAAAGCGTGCGTACCTTGTATATGTCCCCTCAGGGCAAGGTTTTCAACCACCAAAAGGCGCTGGAATTGAGGGAATATGAAAACATAATCATTCTCTGCGGTCATTACGAGGGCGTTGACCAGAGAATCATCGACGAAATTGTGGACGAAGAAATTTCCATCGGCGATTATGTGCTGACGGGCGGTGAGCTTGCCGCGGCGGTGGTTGTTGACGCGGTAGCGCGTCTTTGCGACGGAGTGCTTGCGGACAAGGAATGCTATGAAAAGGAAAGCATTGCAGGCGGTCTTCTGGAATATCCTCAGTACACAAGGCCATATGAATTTCATGGTGTGTGTGTACCGGAGGTGCTCAATTCGGGGCATCATGCCAATATTGACGCATGGAGACTTGAAAAAGCGGTGGAAAAAACACTGGCGGTACGCCCCGACCTTATAGAAAACGGAAGCTTCGACAAACAGACACTCAAGGTCATAGAAAAAGTAAGGAAGAAAAATGAACAACAATAAAAAATCAGGAGCCGTAAAAACAGTGGCGCTGATGGTTTTTGCCATGTGCGTTTCCAAGGTGCTGGGTATGCTCAGAAGCGTTCTCATGGCGAATTCCTACGGAATATCCCATGAAGCGACAGTGTTTTCCGAGGCGTCACGCATACCGCTGACTTTTTTCGATTTACTTCTGGGTTCGGCGGTGCTTGGCTGTTTTATCCCCATCTATAACAGCTGCAAGGACAAAAACCGACCTGACGGCAAAAGCGAAAGCGATATTTTCGCATCGGTATTTCTCAACTTCATAGTTATCGTAACATCGGTTCTTGCGATATTGGGAATGATATTTTCACGCGAAATCCTCAGTGTTATCGCGGCAGGACTTGACAGCACACTTATCGATATGGCGGTTACTCCCCTTCGCATAATGTTCCCCATGGTTATTTTCATCGGCACGACCTACACGTTGGTGGGCGTTCTTCAAAGTAAGGATGAATTTCTCATCCCCGCCTTTGTGAGTGCTCTTTCCAATCTTCTTATCATAGTGTACTTTATATTCTTCAACAGATATTTCGGAATTGTCGGTCTTTCGGTATGTTACACATTCAGTTGGATTGTTCAGCTGATTACCCTTATCCCCTCACTGGTGAAAAACAAATTCAGATATTTTGCCTGTTTCGACTTTAAAAACAAGAGCTTTATAAATGCACTGAAAATGACGCCCCCCATAATGCTGGGGGCATGGCTCACTCCCGTGAGCATACTTTTAAGCCTTTATTTTGCGGCGTTTGTAGAGCTTGATGGTGCGGTGGCGTCCTTTGAATACGCCAACAGCCTTTTCACCATAATTGTGGGTATACTCACCTACGGCGTATGCAACTTTATTTTTCCAAGACTTTCAAGGCTTTCGGGAGACGACCGTGAGGGCTTTGTAAAAACTGCGTCGCAAAGCCTGTTTTATTCATTCATGATAATAATTCCCGTAATGACGGCTTTGCCGGTAGTTGCGCCCCAGGCGGTATCAATTATATATCAGCGCGGTGAATTTGATGCTTTGGCGGCTCAGCACGTTACGGGCGCACTGAAAGCGCTTATTCCCGGAATGCTGGGATTTACGGCAGTAGAGCTTATGAACCGCGTGTTCTACGCACAAAAGACACCTTATATTCCCATGACGGCGGCACTGTGCGGTATAGCCGTGAACGCAGTTTCGTCATATATTATGATTATAAAGCTTAATATGGGGCTGTATGCTCTGGGAATTTCCTTTGCTTCGGGTCTTTGCGGTGCGGCGGCGGTGCTTATAATCTTTGCGGCAATAAAGCTCAAAGGTATGTTTGATACAGGTTTCTTTGTAAGGCTTTTTAAGCTTGTTATCTGCGCCGCGGTAAGCTATATCGCAATGCACCTGCTGAATAAGCTTATTTCCCCAGACCCGTTTTACGACGGACTGATAATGAATGTTGTTACCGGCGCAGGGATTTTCCTCTGCGGAACGGCAGTATACGTTATATTACTGAAACTGACAGGATTACTTAAAAAGGAGTGATAGAGTGAAAAAAGGCACAAAGCTTGCCGACATGCTGAAAAACAGCTTTATAATCGGGTGGCTTATTACCTTTGCGGATTATCTGTATTCCCGCATTCCCGATTCCGTCATAGTACAGTTCTTTTCAAACTACAAGGCGTTTGAAAAAAACTATGCTGACAGCCGTATCGGTCAATTTTTCTCGCGCTTCAAGGTCAGCCGTATAAAAACGGTGGAAATGAAGCAGGCTTTTTCCAGAAAAATGGAACAAAGCATCATACGCGGTATGTTCAGACAGCTTAAAGAAAAGCTGCTCACCGCAAGGCTGCGTACCTACGGAAGCTTTTTGTTTTCCTACGGCTTGATTTGCATCGGCATAAATGCACTGAAAATATTTATTTTTCACACAGCTATCGATATTTTCACTCAGATAATCCCGCTCATATGCGTGCTTATCGGTGCTGTATGGGCACTCAGCAAAAAGCCTGTGGGACAGGCATTGTACGAAAGTATTTTTATCGGCGGTATAATGCGTTCCTTCATCGGCGTACGCCGTGACGAAGTCTGCTTTGATACCGTCAACGACCGCGGTATAACGCTGGGCTTTCTTTTGGGAGCGGTGCTGGGGCTTATGTCATTTATAGTACCCCCGATAATGATTTTTGGTGCGGTTATTGCACTTCTTATGCTGTATCTCATGGGCACAAAGCCTGAATTCGGCATTGTATTCATTGCTTTTTCGTTGCCCTTTATGCCCACCATGGCAATGTGCGGACTTACAATATTCTGCACCATGGCATTTATTTTAAAGGTTGCACGCGGCAAACGTACCTTCCGCTTTGAGGCGATTGATATGGCAGTGCTGGTATTTATGGTGTTCATATTCTTCGGCGGTACGGTTTCGGTGGATTTTTCCACCAGTGTGAAATCCGCGGCGGTATTTCTGGCACTGATGCTCAACTATTTTCTGGTGGCAAACCTTATACGCAACCGCACACTGACAGTACGTATACTGCAGTCATTTTCACTTTCCATGCTGGTTACCGCACTTATCGGACTTTATCAGAAATTCTTTATGGCGGCAAATACCACCTGGCACGACACCACCATGTTCGGCGACATCGGAACAAGAATCTACTCTACCTTCCAGAATCCCAATGTTTACGGCGAATATCTTGTTATGGCAATACCCCTTTCGTTGGCATTGCTGTTTACACAAAAAACCTATAAGGAACGGTTTATGACCTTTGTGATAACCGCCTGTGCACTTATGGCGCTGGTATATACCCAGTCGCGCGGTGCATGGCTGGCGTTCCTTATATCCATTGCGATATACCTACTGATAAAAACAAGCAAAATGCTGGTTGTATACCTTCTGGGCATCTTTTCAATTCCCATACTGCCCTTTGTTTTACCCCAGAGCATAGTTTCCCGCTTCATGAGCATCGGAAATCTGGGCGATTCCTCTACCTCCTACCGCGTTTCTATCTGGCGTGCGGCAGTAAAAATGATTGAGGACTTTTTCACAGGCGGTATAGGCATAGGAACAACCGCATTTTCCAAGGTTTACCCCTCCTACTCCCTTGCCGGAATAGAAGCGGCGCCGCACTCACATCAGCTTTTCTTCCAGATAGCCATTGAAATGGGATTTTTTGCACTGATTGCCTTTTTTGCAGTAATATTCATACTCATCCGCAAAAACTCTCACACACTCATGGAGTACGGCAAAAAAAGCGGATATACTCTCATTTCCTCCGCGGCACTGTGCGGTATTATCGGTATGATGATTCAGGGTCTTACGGATTATGTCTGGTACAACTACCGCGTATTCGGAATGTTCTGGATAGTCATGGGACTTTGCGTAAGCGCACTCAGATGTGCTGAAAACGAAAAAGATAAAGAAAGGGTATGAAAGATATGAATAACGAAAAGAAAAAAGCTCTTAACATTATCGACATTATAATCATAGCCGTTGTTATACTCGCTCTTGCCGCGGCGGCATTTATATTCCTGCGCCCCGGCACTGCTCAGGACAGTGAGGGCGGTACAAAGTACATTGACTTTACCATCGAGCTTCCCACCGTCAAGAACAGATTCAAGGACTATATAAAAGTGGGGGATGCGGTTATTGAAACAGTGCGTCACACCTCCATAGGATACGTAACCGAGGCACTTTACACCGACGCCATGATAGCCACCACCAACATGAACGAGGGCGGTATTATGACAATGAGTCCTTACCCCGACCATCAGCGTGCCGAAATAACCATACGCGCTCCTTACTCATTAAACGAAAACGGCGAATATTCCGTTTCCGGAACCACTTTGGCAGTAGGCGCGTATATCAATTTCAGCACTCCCAACTTCATTACCAGCGGATACTGCGTAAAGCTCAGACTTCTTTCCGAACAAGAAAATTCCGCTTGGGAAAATGAGCTCAAGCTTATGGAAAACAAGGACGGAGGTAAAAAATAATGACAGGCAAAAAGAGATTTAACATAATTGATGTTGTACTCATACTGACAGTGCTTGTTATAGTTGCCGGCGTTTTGGTGCGCAGCGGCTTTACGGGCAGCTTTAACGAAAAGTTTGAAGAAGGCATGCTGGAATACGAATTTATTATCAACTCCATCAAAAACACCTCTGAGGTTTATTTTGAAGAAGGCGCGAAGCTTTATTCCCAGTCCACCCAGAAAGAGGTCGGAGAGATTATTTCATTCCACACACGTCCCGCAGAAGCTTATATCGAGCTTCCGACAGGTGAAATAGTAAAAACCGTAATCCCTGACCGTATGGATGTTATCGGTATTGCGAAGGTGAAGGGCACAACGGATGACGACGGCAGATGTATGCTGGACGGCACCACTCATATTGCCGCAGGAAAGAGCATTTATTCACGTCTTAAGGACATAACCTTCATGTTCACCGTCGAGGACGTTAAGTACGTGCCTGTTAAAACGGCTGAGAATTAATATTTTGTGTGAAAACGACAAGTTTTTTTCGCAAAAAAATGTTTTTTTTAAAAAATTGCTATTGATTTTATTTGTAAAGTTTGATATAATATAGTATCATACAGAATCAGTATCATGTAATGACTGTCGGTTATTACTCAAACCATATGCTTAAATCCAATTATTAGGAGTGTGCAGTTATGATTTCCAAGGAAATTACCATTACCAACAGTGTAGGTCTCCACGCAAGACCCGCCACATATTTTATACAGAAAGCAAATACCTACAAGAGCTCTTTGTGGGTAGAATGCGGCGAACGCCGTGCTAACGCCAAGAGTCTTCTGGGTGTACTTTCTCTCGGCATTTCCAAGGGTACAAAAATTATGATAATCGCAGACGGTGCGGATGAAAACGAGGCTCTTGAGGGTCTTGCCGCTCTTGCCGCAACAGGTTTTAACGACTGAACTTCGTTCTAAAGGCGATGATGTAACCATCATCGCCTTTTTGTTTTTCATTTTTTTAATTTTGTATTTACAATATCAAAAAAATATGATATAATACATGATGAATTATTATATGGATTCGTATTTCATTAAAAACGGAACAAATAAACTTACATAAGGTCAGATATATGAAGAACAATATTTTCGCTCAGTCACTTGCAAAACTGAAAAATCCACGTTCGCTGGTTATAACCGCCATGCTTACGGCTGTTATAATCGTGTTGGATCAGCCGTTTCTTTCAATACACATCGGAAACGGACTGAAAATCAACTTTCTGTTCATCCCCATTATGATATGCGGTATGTTTTACGGTCCCGTGCCCTGTGCCGCCATGTGTGTTGCGGGAGATGTGCTGGGAGTACTTTTGACAGGCAAGGGCGTGGTATGGCAGCTTATTATTGTAGAGCTGGTGCGCGGAATACTGGTGGGATGCATAATGTTCAGGAAAGAGCCCACTTTGGGGCGCATCGTTACGGGCCAGTGCGTTTCAAACCTGTTTGTAAATATGTGTCTCAACACCGCCGTTCTCATGTGGATAGGCTTTCTTCCGTCCCAGAACATTTTTCTTGCCGCAGGTGCCAGAATTGTAAAAAATATCGTATTTCTGCCGGTTGAAATAATAACACTGTTTTTCCTGCTCAACTCACTTATAAAAGCCATGGAAAAAAACAGACTGCGTCCGTAACAAATGAAAGGAAGAAACATGAAAAAGAAGATTTTTTCTATCGCTCTTGCTCTGTTAACTCTTTTTTGCGCTGTGTTTATCCCTGCGGCGTATGCCGAAGATGACGAAACTGCGGTAAAACGTCTGGAAAGCGAGCTTGCTATTATAAAAAACAAACAGGCAGAAACAAAAAAGGCAATAACCGCATTGAAAAGCAAGCAAAGCTCCCAAAGCGCACTGCTTTCGCAGCAGACCGGCGAAATTAACCTTATAAAAAGTAATATTTCCACCACCCGCGAGCTTCTTGACATATACACAAATCAGATAACCAACAAAGAAGCGGAAATCGAAAAGCTGGAAAAGGAGCTTAAAAAGGCGGTTGAAATTTTCAAAAACCGTCTTGTATACAACCACGAGAATACAGGCAATATCAGTTTTTTGGAATTTGTTTTCGAGTCAGAAAATTTTCTTGATTTTATTTCCCGTCTTGAAATCTCCCGCGAGCTTATGGATTACGATTCAAAGCTTTTAAACGGAATATCCGAAAATCTCAAGACCCAAAAGCAGCAACGCGATGAAATCCAAAAGGCATCCGATGGTTATACACAGCATTTCCTGGAGCTCAGCGCACAGGAGGAAGAGCTTGCCGAGAAGATAAATCAGTCCAAAGAGACGGTTGCCGCATTCCAGAAGGACATTGACGAGTATCAGAAAGAGCTGGACCGTGAAAATGCCGAAATGCGTGAGACCGAAAAGGAAATGAACCGCCTTCTGGAGGAAATGAGAAAGCGCAATACCCCCTCCTACAATTACAGCGAGGCGGGATTTATATGGCCGCTTCCCAAAAAATACATAATTTCCTCCCAATGGGGCTACCGCAAGGACCCATTCACGGGAAAACAGGCTTACCACAACGGTATTGACATTGCCACCAGCGGTACCTCACCCGAGATATATGCCATTGCGGGCGGCGAGGTGGTAACTGCGGGCGGAAACGCCTACACCGGTTACGGCTACTATGTAATTATCGACCATGGCGGCGGATTTCAGTCGTTGTACGGTCACATGAACAAGTGGCCTTCCGTTTCCAAGGGCGATATGGTAAAGCAGGGACAGCTTATCGGGTATGTCGGCACAACCGGTCGCTCCACAGGAAAGCATCTGCATTTTACTCTCTACAAAAACGGCAAAGACGTTAATCCTTTGAATTATCTGCCCTATTGACAAGATACAGCCTTAATATGTTAAATCACTAATAAATTTTACATTTTACATATTCAATTCTGACAAGCTTTACGGTAAATCATATACGCTGAAATTAAAATGATAGTGCTTTATACAATTATGTCAAAAAATCATTATCGCAACCTTCGCACGTCATGTTCACCTCAAGCGGAATATTTTTATTTCCAAGTGAATGTGCAATAAAAAAGGAGTAGCCATGATTAACACCTTATCAGATGTCAGATTTAAAAACGAAAACGGTAAATTTATCAAAATGCAGTCGGCAAACAGCGGATATGCATACAATGATGTGCTTGCTTCCATTGACGAAAACGGTGTTATCACCGTCACCTCAGACAAAACGCCTGTAAGGTGTATATGTTTCATATGGAAAGTTGATTTTAAGCCCCATGAAAGATTTCTCGGTGATGCATGGGAAAGGGCTTACGGTGACCTTGAGTGGTTACCTATTGAAAAAACAGGGATAATGCCCTGGTATTTTACAGCCAAATCGGGGGATATCTGCCGTTGCTTCGGAGTTATGACTCAGCCCAATGCCATGTGCTTCTGGCGTGTGCGCGACGGCGAGGCGGCACTTTACCTTGATGTGAGAAGCGGTCCCGACCCAATTGCCTTTTCTGGCAGGGTGCTGGAAGCCGCGACGGTGATTATAAAAAGATACACAAAGCCTGCTATTGAAGCCATCACCGATTTTTGCCGCGAACTGTGTCCCAAGCCGAGACTTTTGCCGTATCCCATATACGGCGGCTGCGACTGGTACTGCACTTACGGTTATTCCTCATATGACACCGTAATAAGCCATTCACGCAAAATCGCAGAGTGTGCAGAAGGGCTTGAAAACCGACCGTTCATGATAGTTGACGCAGGCTGGGCTATCTGCCATAACATCAATAAATATCTGGGAGGGCCGTGGTATCCCAACACAAAATTCGGGGACATGAAAAAGCTTGCCGAAGAAATGAAGTCACTGGGAGTGCGCCCTGCGTTGTGGTACAAGTCCCTGGACAAT
The nucleotide sequence above comes from Oscillospiraceae bacterium. Encoded proteins:
- the rimM gene encoding 16S rRNA processing protein RimM; translation: MKMDIWCDSADALKKVKTVFTDDKGENALTLVSKRVHGNFLLITVEGTDTIEKAMRFKGKELFARRSDIPKAENSYFIADLIGLTVYDAATNEAVGKVTDVFNRGAGDILEIERDGGKQALVPMVKEFMAEIDLEKGIFINVMEGLLD
- the trmD gene encoding tRNA (guanosine(37)-N1)-methyltransferase TrmD — its product is MRFDILTLFPEMTDGIFSYSIIARAAAQGLIELHSHNIRDYSTDKHRKVDDTPYGGGKGMLMGPQPIYDCYKAVRGERQSVRTLYMSPQGKVFNHQKALELREYENIIILCGHYEGVDQRIIDEIVDEEISIGDYVLTGGELAAAVVVDAVARLCDGVLADKECYEKESIAGGLLEYPQYTRPYEFHGVCVPEVLNSGHHANIDAWRLEKAVEKTLAVRPDLIENGSFDKQTLKVIEKVRKKNEQQ
- the murJ gene encoding murein biosynthesis integral membrane protein MurJ, which encodes MNNNKKSGAVKTVALMVFAMCVSKVLGMLRSVLMANSYGISHEATVFSEASRIPLTFFDLLLGSAVLGCFIPIYNSCKDKNRPDGKSESDIFASVFLNFIVIVTSVLAILGMIFSREILSVIAAGLDSTLIDMAVTPLRIMFPMVIFIGTTYTLVGVLQSKDEFLIPAFVSALSNLLIIVYFIFFNRYFGIVGLSVCYTFSWIVQLITLIPSLVKNKFRYFACFDFKNKSFINALKMTPPIMLGAWLTPVSILLSLYFAAFVELDGAVASFEYANSLFTIIVGILTYGVCNFIFPRLSRLSGDDREGFVKTASQSLFYSFMIIIPVMTALPVVAPQAVSIIYQRGEFDALAAQHVTGALKALIPGMLGFTAVELMNRVFYAQKTPYIPMTAALCGIAVNAVSSYIMIIKLNMGLYALGISFASGLCGAAAVLIIFAAIKLKGMFDTGFFVRLFKLVICAAVSYIAMHLLNKLISPDPFYDGLIMNVVTGAGIFLCGTAVYVILLKLTGLLKKE
- a CDS encoding DUF4330 family protein, with the protein product MKDMNNEKKKALNIIDIIIIAVVILALAAAAFIFLRPGTAQDSEGGTKYIDFTIELPTVKNRFKDYIKVGDAVIETVRHTSIGYVTEALYTDAMIATTNMNEGGIMTMSPYPDHQRAEITIRAPYSLNENGEYSVSGTTLAVGAYINFSTPNFITSGYCVKLRLLSEQENSAWENELKLMENKDGGKK
- a CDS encoding DUF4330 family protein codes for the protein MTGKKRFNIIDVVLILTVLVIVAGVLVRSGFTGSFNEKFEEGMLEYEFIINSIKNTSEVYFEEGAKLYSQSTQKEVGEIISFHTRPAEAYIELPTGEIVKTVIPDRMDVIGIAKVKGTTDDDGRCMLDGTTHIAAGKSIYSRLKDITFMFTVEDVKYVPVKTAEN
- a CDS encoding HPr family phosphocarrier protein, whose amino-acid sequence is MISKEITITNSVGLHARPATYFIQKANTYKSSLWVECGERRANAKSLLGVLSLGISKGTKIMIIADGADENEALEGLAALAATGFND
- a CDS encoding folate family ECF transporter S component, whose product is MKNNIFAQSLAKLKNPRSLVITAMLTAVIIVLDQPFLSIHIGNGLKINFLFIPIMICGMFYGPVPCAAMCVAGDVLGVLLTGKGVVWQLIIVELVRGILVGCIMFRKEPTLGRIVTGQCVSNLFVNMCLNTAVLMWIGFLPSQNIFLAAGARIVKNIVFLPVEIITLFFLLNSLIKAMEKNRLRP